The Persephonella atlantica region AAAAGAGTATATATTAAAGAAAGTAGAGGAAAAAATCAGAAGATTAGAAGAGATTGTATAAGGAGGAAGCTATGAAAAGAGGAACACTGGCAATCATCGTTGGAGTACTTGCTGGAGCAGTAGGTGCATATTTTGCAACACAGAGAAGAGACGAGATTATGCAGAAACTAAACGAAATCCAGTCTGCTGTAAAAGAGGCTGAAATTACAGGTAAGGCAAAGGCTATAGCCTCAGACCTTGTTGATAAGATAAAGGAGCTTGTCAAAAAAGGTGATGAGATGACAAAAGAGCAGAGAGAAAAGGTTCTGGAAGAAGTAGAATCTAAGATTAAGAAGTTAGAGGAGGTTATAAGGAGAGGTTAAGATTTTTAGAAATATCAATCTGTACAGCCTTCTGCCAGTAAAAAAAGGTAAACCATTAACATACAACTTTTTTGCAGCCCTTTACAGGGCTGTTCTTGATTACTTTTTTAAAGATTTTGCATATCACGCCGCTGCAATAACATTTTATACTCTGATGTCTTTTTTTCCTCTTGTTCTTTTTCTTACTGCAGGTCTTTCTTATCTGCTTTCTATAAACACAGAGATAATCATATCAACACTTCAGAAATTTTTTCCACAGATAACACAGCAGTTTTTAAATCTCCTTATCACCCTTTCTGAAAAAAGAACATTGTTTGGTATAGCTGGTTTAATTTTATCTTTTTACTTTGCTACAAATATTTTTACTTCTCTTCATACAGCCTTTGTTCATATATTTGATGGCAGAGAAGAAAGTATCAAGAAGAAAGCTCTCATATATCTTCTTGGAATACCTGTTTTTACGGTAGTTCTTATTGCCATATATTTTTTAGGCTCTTTTTTGTCTTTTCTGCTGAAAGCAGT contains the following coding sequences:
- a CDS encoding YihY/virulence factor BrkB family protein, which codes for MPVKKGKPLTYNFFAALYRAVLDYFFKDFAYHAAAITFYTLMSFFPLVLFLTAGLSYLLSINTEIIISTLQKFFPQITQQFLNLLITLSEKRTLFGIAGLILSFYFATNIFTSLHTAFVHIFDGREESIKKKALIYLLGIPVFTVVLIAIYFLGSFLSFLLKAVKGFQLWEYIENVFGIVHLKFLLDTLTNAGMLIQFLGFVIILFVLYKYLAPHFIYRAKIIFYVSVLVALLLFVLSLVFNNYIILASKANPIYGALSGIFAFLAWLYITYGIILIGGRMLFYLEELEESQ
- a CDS encoding YtxH domain-containing protein produces the protein MKRGTLAIIVGVLAGAVGAYFATQRRDEIMQKLNEIQSAVKEAEITGKAKAIASDLVDKIKELVKKGDEMTKEQREKVLEEVESKIKKLEEVIRRG